A window of the Verminephrobacter eiseniae EF01-2 genome harbors these coding sequences:
- a CDS encoding cephalosporin hydroxylase family protein, protein MSHPDPLAQERRERLAGYALDTPFQALSRHWVRASMQRRYVYNFDWLGRPIIQYPQDMVALQALVWRLRPDLIIETGIAHGGSLVLSASLLALLDLSDAIEAGDMLDPRASRRKVLGVDIDIRAHNRAAIEAHPMASRIAMIEGSSLAPEVVQQVRAFAQGYRRVLLCLDSMHTHEHVLGELNAYAPLVTPGSYCVVFDTFIEDLPPRFFPDRPWDRGNNPKTAVRQWLAGQTDFEIDAEMEQRLQLTAAPQGFLRRMG, encoded by the coding sequence ATGAGCCACCCCGACCCCTTGGCCCAGGAACGCCGCGAGCGCCTGGCCGGCTATGCGCTGGACACCCCATTCCAGGCCCTGTCGCGCCACTGGGTGCGCGCCTCGATGCAGCGCCGGTATGTCTACAACTTCGACTGGCTCGGGCGCCCCATCATCCAGTACCCGCAGGACATGGTGGCGCTGCAAGCGCTGGTCTGGCGCCTGCGGCCGGACCTGATCATCGAGACCGGCATCGCCCATGGTGGCTCGCTGGTGCTCAGCGCCTCGCTACTGGCCTTGCTGGACCTGAGCGATGCCATCGAGGCCGGCGACATGCTCGATCCACGCGCCTCCCGGCGCAAGGTGCTGGGTGTCGACATCGACATCCGCGCCCACAACCGCGCCGCCATCGAGGCCCACCCGATGGCCAGCCGCATTGCGATGATCGAAGGCTCGTCGCTGGCGCCCGAGGTGGTGCAGCAGGTGCGCGCCTTTGCCCAGGGCTACCGGCGCGTGCTGCTGTGCCTGGACTCCATGCACACGCACGAGCATGTGCTCGGCGAACTGAACGCCTATGCGCCGCTGGTCACGCCCGGCAGCTACTGCGTGGTGTTCGACACCTTCATCGAGGACCTGCCGCCCCGGTTCTTTCCCGACCGCCCCTGGGACCGGGGCAACAACCCGAAGACCGCCGTTCGGCAATGGCTGGCCGGGCAGACCGACTTCGAGATCGACGCCGAAATGGAGCAGCGCCTGCAACTGACCGCCGCACCGCAGGGATTCCTGCGCCGCATGGGGTGA
- a CDS encoding dTDP-4-dehydrorhamnose 3,5-epimerase family protein: protein MSRLRLSTLPLAGLLRVQRQPLVDERGAFARLFCAQELRDGMLDGMPDGAAGVAGAAPGAAGNGPPHGPTAWLAPPAQIAQINHSHTALRGTLRGLHYQRPPHAEGKLVSCLRGAVWDVALDLRQGSPTFLHWHAECLSADNGCALLIPPGFAHGFQALTDDAELLYCHWCAHAPAAQAGLHPLEPRLAIGWPLPAGRISPRDAGQAWLTPDFQGLCL, encoded by the coding sequence ATGAGCCGCCTGCGCCTGAGCACGCTGCCACTGGCCGGTCTGCTGCGCGTGCAGCGCCAGCCGCTGGTGGACGAGCGCGGAGCCTTCGCGCGCCTGTTTTGCGCGCAGGAACTGCGCGACGGGATGCTCGACGGGATGCCCGACGGGGCTGCTGGAGTGGCTGGCGCGGCGCCCGGCGCGGCGGGCAATGGGCCGCCCCATGGACCGACCGCCTGGCTGGCGCCCCCGGCGCAGATCGCACAGATCAACCACAGCCACACCGCGCTGCGCGGCACGCTGCGTGGCCTGCACTACCAGCGCCCGCCACATGCCGAAGGCAAACTGGTCAGTTGCCTGCGCGGCGCGGTCTGGGATGTGGCGCTGGACCTGCGCCAAGGCTCGCCGACCTTTTTGCACTGGCACGCCGAATGCCTGTCGGCCGACAACGGCTGCGCGCTGCTGATCCCGCCGGGCTTTGCCCATGGCTTTCAGGCACTGACCGATGACGCCGAACTGCTGTACTGCCACTGGTGCGCCCATGCGCCGGCGGCGCAGGCCGGGCTGCACCCGCTGGAGCCTCGGCTGGCGATTGGCTGGCCGCTGCCTGCGGGCCGCATCTCGCCGCGTGACGCGGGCCAGGCCTGGCTGACACCAGACTTTCAGGGGCTGTGCCTGTGA
- the rfbF gene encoding glucose-1-phosphate cytidylyltransferase, with translation MKAVLLAGGLGTRIAPESHLTPKPMIEIGGRPILWHIMKLYAAHGVNDFIICLGHRGYLIKEYFANYFLHMSDVSFDLAHNRMQVHQRHAEPWCVTLVDTGEHTLTGGRLRRVQQYLPADEPFCFTYGDGLADLDMGAQLAFHRAHGRQATVTAVQPPGRFGALRRAGAAVTGFEEKPRGDGGWINGGFFVLQPEVIARIDGDASSWEQEPMARLAGSDQLRAFEHRGFWQPMDTLREKNLLEQLWRSGRAPWKCW, from the coding sequence ATGAAAGCCGTACTGCTCGCGGGCGGGCTGGGAACCCGCATCGCGCCAGAGTCGCACCTGACCCCCAAGCCGATGATCGAGATCGGAGGCCGGCCGATCCTTTGGCACATCATGAAGCTCTACGCCGCCCATGGCGTGAACGACTTCATCATCTGCCTGGGCCACCGGGGCTATCTGATCAAGGAGTACTTTGCCAACTACTTCCTGCACATGTCCGACGTGAGCTTCGATCTGGCCCACAACCGCATGCAAGTGCACCAGCGCCACGCCGAGCCTTGGTGCGTGACGCTGGTGGACACCGGCGAGCACACGCTGACCGGCGGGCGCCTGCGCCGCGTGCAGCAATACCTGCCGGCGGACGAGCCCTTTTGCTTTACCTATGGCGACGGCCTGGCCGACCTGGACATGGGCGCCCAGCTCGCCTTTCACCGCGCCCATGGGCGCCAGGCCACGGTGACTGCGGTGCAGCCGCCGGGCCGGTTCGGCGCGCTGCGGCGCGCAGGCGCGGCCGTGACCGGGTTTGAAGAAAAACCGCGCGGCGACGGCGGCTGGATCAATGGCGGCTTCTTCGTGCTCCAGCCCGAGGTGATCGCCCGGATCGACGGTGACGCCAGCAGTTGGGAGCAAGAGCCGATGGCCCGGCTGGCCGGCAGCGACCAACTGCGCGCGTTCGAGCACCGGGGCTTTTGGCAGCCGATGGACACGCTGCGCGAGAAGAATCTGCTCGAACAGCTGTGGCGCTCGGGCCGGGCGCCATGGAAATGCTGGTAG
- a CDS encoding NAD(P)-dependent alcohol dehydrogenase — translation MKAAVLHQYDESLTRDEFVRYEDFADPKIERPTDVIVRIGGAGVCRTDLHVVEGIWRSKVDVALPYVMGHENAGWVEAVGRGVESVKVGDPVICHPLVTSGHCLACRRGDDMHASDSRFPGINANGGYAQYLSTGERSLIRLPKSLAPKDVAPYTDAGLTAYRAAKKASRHLLPGQFAVVIGAGGLGHIGIQVLNALCAAEIIVVDRSETALQLAKECGAHHTVEGDGNEVESVLGLTGGSGAEAVIDFVGEGDAVAKGLAMTRNGGFYYIVGYGGKIELPTMDMITSEKTIVGNLVGTYPELVELMALADRGLVHLATREYRLSEANQALKDLHHGKIKGRAVLIP, via the coding sequence GTGAAAGCTGCAGTGCTGCATCAGTACGACGAATCATTGACCCGTGACGAGTTCGTGCGCTACGAAGATTTCGCAGACCCGAAAATCGAGCGGCCTACCGACGTGATCGTCCGTATTGGCGGCGCCGGCGTCTGCCGCACCGATCTCCACGTCGTCGAAGGCATATGGCGCAGCAAGGTCGATGTCGCTTTGCCCTACGTCATGGGCCATGAAAATGCCGGCTGGGTCGAGGCCGTCGGGCGCGGCGTCGAAAGCGTGAAAGTCGGCGATCCGGTGATTTGCCATCCGCTGGTGACGAGCGGCCATTGTCTTGCGTGCCGTCGCGGTGACGATATGCATGCGAGCGACAGCCGATTTCCCGGCATCAACGCCAATGGCGGCTATGCCCAGTATCTGTCGACCGGCGAACGCTCGCTGATTCGACTGCCGAAGTCGCTCGCGCCCAAGGATGTCGCGCCTTATACCGATGCCGGACTCACAGCCTATCGCGCTGCAAAAAAAGCGTCGCGCCATCTGCTTCCCGGCCAGTTTGCGGTCGTGATCGGTGCCGGCGGCTTGGGTCACATCGGCATCCAGGTCTTGAACGCATTGTGCGCGGCGGAAATCATCGTCGTCGATCGCTCCGAGACCGCGCTGCAGCTTGCAAAGGAATGCGGCGCGCACCACACCGTCGAGGGCGATGGAAATGAAGTCGAGAGCGTGCTTGGGTTGACTGGAGGCAGCGGCGCGGAGGCGGTCATCGATTTCGTCGGCGAAGGCGATGCAGTCGCCAAGGGCCTGGCCATGACGCGCAATGGCGGGTTTTATTACATCGTCGGTTATGGCGGGAAGATCGAATTGCCGACCATGGACATGATTACCAGCGAAAAGACGATCGTCGGCAATCTGGTGGGCACCTATCCCGAACTGGTCGAATTGATGGCACTGGCCGATCGCGGACTGGTTCATCTGGCAACCCGGGAATATCGCTTGAGTGAGGCGAACCAGGCGCTCAAGGACCTGCACCACGGCAAGATCAAGGGCCGCGCAGTGCTGATTCCGTAG
- a CDS encoding NAD-dependent epimerase/dehydratase family protein: MSGFTVLGASGYIGSHLVPHLRALGHSVWAPARGAAEVLTRPLGHVLYCVGLTGDFRTRPFDTVAAHVGLLAELLRRARFDSLLYLSSTRVYQGAGRTDEDAPLALLPGQPCGLYNLSKLCGEALCHASGRAGVRVARLSNVVGPGMDAASGNLLASLVQQARQGHVQLRSDPRSVKDYLHLADLLDWLPQIALTGRATVYNVASGLQTSHAQWLAWLQQRTGCTVHWPEDAPLQQFAPIAVHRLRAEWGWRPRPVFSDDLFVAAPAPAAPLAPSMPAAPSVPSVPSVPAVPAAAFVGAAKAGSR, from the coding sequence GTGAGCGGCTTTACCGTGCTGGGCGCATCGGGCTATATCGGCAGCCATCTGGTGCCGCATCTGCGCGCGCTCGGGCACAGCGTGTGGGCGCCGGCGCGCGGCGCGGCCGAGGTGCTGACCCGGCCGCTCGGCCATGTGCTGTACTGCGTGGGCCTGACGGGCGACTTCCGCACGCGCCCGTTCGACACCGTGGCGGCCCATGTCGGGCTGCTGGCCGAACTGCTGCGGCGCGCTCGGTTCGACTCGCTGCTGTACCTGTCCTCGACGCGGGTCTACCAGGGGGCCGGGCGCACCGACGAGGACGCGCCGCTGGCGTTGCTGCCGGGCCAGCCGTGTGGCCTGTACAACCTGTCCAAGCTCTGCGGCGAAGCACTGTGCCACGCCAGCGGGCGGGCCGGCGTGCGCGTGGCGCGGCTATCGAACGTGGTCGGGCCGGGCATGGACGCGGCATCGGGCAACCTGCTGGCCAGCCTGGTGCAGCAGGCGCGCCAAGGCCATGTGCAGTTGCGCAGCGACCCGCGCTCGGTCAAGGACTACCTGCATCTGGCCGACCTGCTCGACTGGTTGCCGCAGATCGCGCTGACGGGCCGCGCCACGGTCTACAACGTCGCCAGCGGCTTGCAGACCAGCCATGCCCAGTGGCTGGCCTGGCTGCAACAGCGCACCGGCTGCACGGTGCACTGGCCCGAGGACGCCCCGTTGCAGCAGTTCGCGCCGATTGCGGTGCACCGGCTGCGCGCCGAATGGGGTTGGCGGCCACGCCCGGTGTTCAGTGACGATTTGTTCGTGGCCGCGCCTGCGCCCGCCGCGCCCCTGGCGCCATCCATGCCCGCCGCGCCCTCTGTGCCCTCTGTGCCCTCTGTGCCGGCTGTGCCGGCTGCCGCTTTCGTCGGCGCCGCAAAGGCAGGTTCCCGATGA
- the motA gene encoding flagellar motor stator protein MotA, which yields MYVCIGYLLCLGCIFGAYILHGGNIGVILKALPYELVIIGGGALGAFVVNNQGKVIKATLRAIPSAFPASRYTKERYMELMAMLHELLQKIRREGLLKIEKDVDDPQGSPIFSKYPTVGRDPRVIEFMTDYLRMMVSGNLNAHEIEALMDSEIDTYHQESHAPVAALARLAGALPAFGIVAAVLGVVNTMSAMGQPPAVLGAMIGSALLGTFLGILLAYGVVEPFGGLLEQRADDAGKELQCIKSTLLASMQGYNPATAIEFGRKVLFSSVRPGFLELEKHVKERK from the coding sequence ATGTACGTCTGCATCGGCTACCTCCTCTGCCTGGGCTGCATCTTCGGCGCGTACATCTTGCATGGCGGCAATATCGGCGTGATCCTGAAGGCCTTGCCATACGAGCTCGTCATCATTGGCGGCGGCGCCCTGGGCGCCTTCGTGGTGAACAACCAGGGCAAGGTGATCAAGGCCACGCTGCGGGCGATACCGAGTGCGTTCCCTGCGTCCAGATACACCAAGGAGCGCTACATGGAACTGATGGCAATGCTCCATGAGTTGCTGCAAAAAATCCGCCGGGAGGGGCTGCTGAAGATCGAAAAGGATGTCGACGATCCCCAGGGATCGCCGATCTTCAGCAAATACCCCACGGTGGGCCGCGACCCGCGTGTGATCGAGTTCATGACCGACTACCTGCGCATGATGGTCTCGGGCAACCTGAACGCGCACGAAATCGAGGCCCTGATGGACAGCGAAATCGACACCTACCACCAGGAATCCCATGCCCCGGTGGCGGCGCTGGCCCGGCTGGCCGGCGCCTTGCCCGCGTTCGGCATCGTCGCCGCCGTGCTCGGCGTGGTCAACACCATGAGCGCCATGGGCCAGCCGCCGGCGGTGCTCGGCGCGATGATCGGCTCGGCGCTGCTCGGCACCTTCCTGGGCATCTTGCTCGCCTATGGCGTGGTCGAGCCGTTTGGCGGTCTGCTCGAGCAAAGGGCCGACGATGCCGGCAAAGAGCTGCAATGCATCAAGTCCACGCTGCTGGCCAGCATGCAGGGCTACAACCCGGCCACGGCCATAGAGTTCGGCCGCAAGGTGCTTTTCAGCAGCGTGCGCCCGGGCTTTCTGGAACTGGAAAAGCATGTGAAGGAGCGCAAATGA
- a CDS encoding acyltransferase yields the protein MISIHATARVSPLADIEDSVRGSRIVVGAHSVIDSFVKVKPAGGSGDLLLGEHVVINAGCVLYTGHGIRIGNHVALAAQCTLAPVNHAYAERGRLIRAQGFAPSRGGIVIEDDVWIGAHCVLLDGAVLRQGCVLGAGAIVHGELRAYTVYAAQSATALRVLGQRR from the coding sequence GTGATCAGCATCCACGCCACGGCCCGGGTTTCGCCGCTGGCCGACATCGAAGATTCGGTGCGCGGCAGCCGCATCGTGGTCGGCGCGCATTCGGTGATCGACAGCTTCGTCAAGGTCAAGCCCGCAGGCGGCAGCGGCGATTTGCTGCTGGGCGAGCATGTGGTCATCAACGCCGGCTGCGTGCTGTACACCGGCCATGGCATCCGCATCGGCAACCATGTCGCGCTGGCGGCCCAGTGCACGCTGGCGCCGGTCAACCACGCCTATGCCGAGCGCGGGCGGCTGATCCGCGCGCAAGGCTTTGCGCCCAGCCGGGGCGGCATCGTGATCGAGGACGATGTGTGGATCGGCGCCCACTGCGTGCTGCTCGACGGCGCCGTGCTGCGCCAGGGCTGCGTGCTCGGGGCCGGCGCCATCGTGCACGGCGAACTGCGCGCCTACACCGTGTACGCCGCCCAGTCGGCCACCGCGCTGCGCGTGCTGGGGCAGCGGCGGTGA
- the rfbG gene encoding CDP-glucose 4,6-dehydratase encodes MRPDPGFWRGKRVLLTGHTGFKGAWLALWLQRLGARVSAIALPPAGAPNLFHLARVGSGLDSHFCDLRNAPALARRVRAARPELVLHLAAQALVRAGHAAPLQTFATNVMGTVHLLDALRGQADLRVAVVVTTDKVYRHRAWAYPYREDDALGASDPYGASKAAAELATASYRDSFLAAQGVAVATARAGNVIGGGDWAQDRLLPDAMRAWSQGQPLRIRRRQATRPWQHVLEALAAYLRLAQRLWEQPALAGAYNFGPLPQAAVSVGNLIESAAGDGPACAIDYGNEADPGPEVDALALETAHARQALGVSAHWALAEALQRTLHWYRQQQGGADARALCLADIDAWEAGQAAPAGQTPR; translated from the coding sequence ATGCGCCCCGACCCCGGCTTCTGGCGCGGCAAGCGCGTGCTGCTGACCGGCCACACCGGCTTCAAGGGCGCCTGGCTGGCGCTGTGGCTGCAACGCCTCGGCGCCCGGGTCAGCGCCATTGCGCTGCCGCCTGCGGGCGCGCCCAACCTGTTTCACCTGGCCCGGGTCGGGTCGGGCCTGGACAGCCATTTTTGCGACCTGCGCAACGCCCCGGCCCTGGCACGGCGCGTGCGCGCCGCGCGGCCCGAACTGGTGCTGCACCTGGCCGCCCAGGCCCTGGTGCGGGCCGGCCACGCAGCGCCGCTGCAAACCTTTGCCACCAACGTCATGGGCACGGTCCATCTGCTCGACGCGCTGCGCGGCCAGGCCGATCTGCGCGTGGCCGTGGTGGTGACCACCGACAAGGTCTACCGCCACCGTGCCTGGGCCTACCCGTACCGGGAAGACGACGCGCTGGGCGCGAGCGACCCCTATGGCGCGAGCAAGGCCGCCGCCGAACTGGCGACCGCCAGCTACCGCGACTCGTTCCTGGCCGCGCAGGGCGTGGCCGTGGCCACGGCCCGGGCCGGCAATGTGATCGGCGGTGGCGACTGGGCGCAAGACCGGCTGCTGCCCGACGCGATGCGCGCCTGGAGCCAGGGGCAGCCCCTGCGCATCCGCCGCCGGCAGGCCACCCGCCCCTGGCAGCATGTGCTCGAAGCGCTGGCGGCCTATCTGCGCCTGGCACAGCGCCTGTGGGAGCAGCCGGCGCTGGCCGGGGCCTACAACTTCGGCCCGCTGCCGCAGGCGGCGGTCAGTGTCGGCAATCTGATCGAATCGGCCGCCGGCGATGGCCCTGCATGCGCCATCGACTATGGAAATGAGGCTGACCCGGGGCCCGAGGTGGATGCCCTGGCGCTGGAGACCGCCCATGCCCGCCAGGCGCTGGGCGTGAGCGCGCACTGGGCCTTGGCCGAGGCTTTGCAGCGCACCCTGCACTGGTACCGCCAGCAGCAAGGCGGCGCCGATGCACGCGCGCTGTGCCTGGCCGACATCGACGCCTGGGAGGCCGGGCAGGCCGCGCCAGCAGGGCAGACGCCGCGATGA
- the motB gene encoding flagellar motor protein MotB — protein MTAPVAVTAEKKLQPIIVRRVHRAAPAGHMGTWKIAYADFVTAMMAFFLLLWLLGSTAKGDLQEIAAYFAAPLGASMVGTDGAGRSSSVIPAGGEDLTKALGQSRRSGAQASGQRRIGLDAEYARQDRQRIEALRAKFDALMASNPRLNEYRSQIRIRITPDGLQIQIIDEQNRPMFDSGSARVLPHMRDILHAIGAALGGVKNRISLAGHTDAVPYGKYGPHDEPGYSNWELSADRANASRRELVSAGMPDDQLGRVVGLAASDPLAPDDPLAPANRRISITVLTHEAEERLMARELPAITATQLLHDAQARPALHPEPPRPAPSR, from the coding sequence ATGACTGCGCCGGTTGCCGTCACGGCAGAAAAGAAACTCCAGCCCATCATCGTCCGGCGCGTGCACAGGGCCGCGCCTGCCGGGCATATGGGCACCTGGAAAATCGCCTATGCCGATTTCGTCACGGCCATGATGGCGTTCTTTCTGCTGCTGTGGCTGCTGGGCTCGACCGCCAAGGGCGATCTGCAAGAGATTGCCGCCTACTTCGCCGCGCCGCTGGGCGCGTCGATGGTCGGCACGGACGGCGCGGGCCGCAGTTCCAGCGTGATTCCCGCAGGGGGCGAAGACCTGACGAAGGCGCTCGGCCAGAGCCGGCGCTCGGGCGCGCAGGCATCCGGGCAGCGGCGCATCGGCCTGGACGCCGAGTACGCGCGCCAGGACCGCCAGCGCATCGAGGCCCTGCGGGCCAAGTTCGATGCGCTGATGGCCAGCAACCCGCGGCTGAACGAATACCGCTCGCAAATCCGCATCCGCATCACGCCCGACGGCCTGCAGATACAGATCATCGACGAACAAAACCGCCCGATGTTCGACAGCGGCAGCGCGCGCGTGCTGCCGCATATGCGCGACATACTGCACGCCATCGGCGCAGCGCTCGGCGGCGTGAAAAACCGCATCAGCCTGGCCGGCCATACCGACGCCGTGCCCTATGGCAAATACGGCCCGCACGACGAGCCGGGCTACAGCAACTGGGAACTATCGGCCGACCGCGCCAATGCCTCGCGCCGCGAACTGGTCTCGGCCGGGATGCCGGACGACCAACTCGGCCGCGTGGTGGGCCTGGCGGCCAGCGATCCGCTGGCGCCTGACGACCCGCTCGCGCCGGCCAACCGGCGCATCTCCATCACGGTGCTGACCCACGAGGCCGAAGAGCGGCTGATGGCCCGGGAACTGCCCGCGATCACGGCGACGCAACTGCTGCATGACGCCCAGGCCAGGCCGGCCCTGCACCCCGAGCCGCCCCGCCCCGCCCCGAGCCGGTAG
- a CDS encoding aromatic/alkene/methane monooxygenase hydroxylase/oxygenase subunit alpha → MSDGLTLNKITSQRGISIGEAARRIADLGWTPSYVQEAMTFPTDYKISKAPRDPMKQVLRSYFPMQEEKDNRVYGALDAALRGDMFRNVEPRWIEWMKLFLAIIPFPEISAARSMAMLGRLAPGEELRTGFTMQMVDEFRHSTIQMNLKKWYMENYIDPAGFDITEAAFGKCYATTIGRQFAEGFLTGDAVTAANVFLQVVAETAFTNTLFVAMPSEAARNGDYALPTVFLSVQSDESRHIGNGHSLVMSIINDPDNHLLLERDLRYAFWQNHAIVDAAIGTFIEYGTVDRDKNKESYAELWHRWIYEDYYRTYMLPLEKYGIKIHHDDIVAAWDRIVKQNYVHKVAQFFAVGWPVNFWRIEAQTEKDFEWFEHKYPGWYAEFGDFWKWYAKKSVPGQTNMLFDQECGYVYPHRCWSCLVPCLIREDFVVDEVDGQIYTYCSEMCHWTHKVAFASEYEGRPTPAMGRFSGRREWEECYHGWDLADCIKDLGFVRSDGKTLVPQPHLRFDDRNMWTLDHVRGHMIQSPIVLLRNMTPQQREKHIAEYRAGFKINPVN, encoded by the coding sequence ATGTCTGATGGATTGACACTCAACAAGATCACCTCCCAGCGAGGGATCAGTATTGGCGAAGCGGCCCGCCGCATCGCCGACCTCGGCTGGACACCCAGTTACGTTCAGGAGGCCATGACCTTCCCGACCGACTACAAAATCAGCAAGGCGCCGCGCGATCCGATGAAGCAGGTGCTGCGCTCGTATTTTCCGATGCAGGAGGAAAAGGACAACCGCGTCTATGGCGCGCTGGATGCGGCGCTGCGCGGCGATATGTTCCGCAATGTCGAGCCGCGCTGGATCGAGTGGATGAAGCTGTTTCTCGCGATCATCCCGTTCCCCGAAATCTCGGCAGCACGTTCGATGGCGATGCTCGGACGGCTCGCGCCCGGCGAAGAACTGCGGACCGGCTTCACGATGCAGATGGTCGATGAGTTCCGGCACTCGACGATTCAGATGAATCTGAAGAAGTGGTACATGGAAAACTATATCGACCCGGCCGGGTTCGATATTACCGAGGCGGCATTTGGCAAATGCTACGCCACCACCATTGGGCGCCAGTTCGCCGAAGGGTTTCTCACCGGCGATGCGGTGACCGCAGCCAACGTGTTTCTGCAGGTGGTCGCCGAAACGGCATTCACCAATACGCTGTTTGTCGCGATGCCGTCGGAAGCGGCACGCAATGGCGACTATGCGTTGCCGACGGTATTTTTATCGGTGCAGTCCGACGAAAGCCGGCACATCGGCAATGGCCATTCGCTCGTGATGTCGATCATCAACGACCCGGACAATCACCTGCTGCTCGAGCGCGACCTGCGCTACGCCTTCTGGCAAAACCACGCGATCGTCGATGCGGCCATCGGCACCTTCATCGAATACGGCACCGTGGATCGTGACAAGAACAAGGAATCGTATGCCGAACTGTGGCACCGGTGGATTTATGAGGATTACTACCGCACTTACATGCTGCCGCTGGAAAAGTACGGCATCAAGATTCACCATGACGATATCGTCGCCGCGTGGGATCGCATCGTCAAACAGAACTATGTCCACAAGGTCGCGCAGTTCTTTGCCGTGGGCTGGCCGGTCAACTTCTGGCGCATCGAGGCGCAGACCGAAAAAGACTTCGAATGGTTCGAGCACAAATATCCGGGCTGGTACGCCGAATTCGGCGACTTCTGGAAGTGGTATGCGAAAAAGAGCGTTCCGGGCCAGACGAACATGCTGTTCGACCAGGAATGCGGTTACGTGTACCCGCATCGCTGCTGGAGCTGTCTGGTGCCATGCCTGATCCGTGAAGATTTCGTGGTCGACGAGGTCGACGGCCAGATTTACACCTACTGCTCGGAGATGTGCCACTGGACCCACAAGGTGGCGTTCGCCTCGGAATATGAAGGGCGGCCGACGCCGGCCATGGGGCGCTTCAGCGGACGCCGCGAATGGGAAGAGTGCTACCACGGCTGGGATTTGGCCGATTGCATCAAGGACCTCGGCTTCGTGCGCAGCGATGGCAAGACGCTGGTGCCGCAGCCACATTTGCGGTTCGACGACAGGAACATGTGGACGCTTGATCATGTTCGCGGGCACATGATCCAGAGTCCCATCGTTTTGCTGCGCAACATGACGCCGCAACAGCGTGAGAAGCATATCGCCGAGTACCGCGCCGGTTTCAAAATCAATCCGGTGAACTGA
- a CDS encoding class I SAM-dependent methyltransferase → MSAARPPEGAHTVAAGEGAPASAARPRCRHCGSPLQLPFLDLGSAPPSNAFLSQDGLRLPQAWFPLRLLVCECCWLVQTQDPVGREALFTGDYAYFSAFSTSWLGHAQRLVQTLRERLGLTAHSCVVEVGANDGYLLQYVQAAGIPCYGVEPTASTAAAARSRGLTVVERFFGLALAQELAAAGRQADLLVANNVLAHVPDIDDFVAGCAWLLKPQGLASFEFAHLLRMVQGCQFDTAYHEHYSYLSLTAAARILAANGLALLDVQELPTHGGSLRLLAARADAVGHPQASAQGAERVARLLAGERQAGLCGPDFYRAFQAQAVRVKSELLGFLLHCQAAGISVGAYGAAAKGNTLLNYAGVRPDLLPYVADGNPAKQGRFLPGSRIPVVDPAHLQARRPQRVLLLPWNLREELARQLAGVRRWGGQFVVAVPRLERF, encoded by the coding sequence GTGAGCGCCGCCCGGCCGCCCGAAGGCGCGCACACCGTCGCCGCAGGCGAAGGTGCTCCAGCGAGCGCCGCCCGGCCCCGATGCCGCCACTGCGGCAGCCCGCTGCAACTGCCGTTTCTCGACCTGGGCAGCGCCCCGCCGTCCAACGCCTTCCTGAGCCAGGACGGGCTGCGCCTGCCGCAAGCCTGGTTCCCGCTGCGCCTGCTGGTGTGCGAGTGCTGCTGGCTGGTGCAGACGCAAGACCCGGTCGGGCGCGAAGCCCTGTTCACCGGGGACTACGCCTACTTCAGCGCGTTTTCCACCTCCTGGCTGGGCCACGCGCAGCGCCTGGTGCAAACGCTGCGCGAGCGCCTGGGGCTGACGGCGCACAGTTGCGTGGTCGAGGTCGGCGCCAACGACGGCTACCTGCTGCAATACGTGCAGGCGGCGGGCATCCCCTGCTACGGCGTGGAGCCGACGGCCAGCACGGCGGCGGCGGCGCGCTCGCGCGGCCTGACCGTGGTCGAGCGCTTTTTTGGCCTGGCGCTGGCGCAAGAACTGGCCGCCGCCGGCCGGCAGGCCGACCTGCTGGTGGCCAACAACGTGCTCGCGCATGTGCCCGACATCGATGACTTCGTTGCCGGCTGCGCCTGGCTGCTCAAGCCGCAGGGCCTGGCCAGCTTCGAGTTTGCGCACCTGCTGCGCATGGTGCAGGGCTGCCAGTTCGACACCGCGTACCACGAGCATTACTCCTATCTTTCGCTGACCGCCGCAGCGCGCATCCTGGCCGCCAATGGCCTGGCGCTGCTCGACGTGCAGGAACTGCCCACGCATGGCGGCAGTCTGCGGCTGTTGGCGGCGCGCGCCGATGCCGTCGGCCACCCCCAGGCCAGCGCGCAGGGCGCCGAGCGCGTGGCCCGGCTGCTGGCCGGCGAGCGGCAGGCGGGGCTGTGCGGGCCGGATTTTTACCGCGCCTTCCAGGCGCAGGCGGTGCGGGTCAAAAGCGAGCTGTTGGGCTTTTTGCTGCACTGCCAGGCCGCCGGCATCAGCGTTGGCGCCTATGGCGCGGCGGCCAAGGGCAATACGCTGCTCAACTATGCCGGCGTGCGCCCGGACCTGCTGCCCTATGTGGCCGACGGCAACCCGGCCAAGCAGGGGCGCTTTCTGCCCGGCAGCCGCATCCCGGTGGTCGATCCGGCGCACCTGCAAGCCCGGCGCCCGCAGCGGGTGCTGCTCCTGCCCTGGAACCTGCGCGAGGAACTGGCGCGCCAACTCGCTGGTGTGCGCCGCTGGGGCGGGCAGTTCGTGGTGGCCGTGCCCCGGCTGGAGCGGTTTTGA